In Chaetodon auriga isolate fChaAug3 chromosome 7, fChaAug3.hap1, whole genome shotgun sequence, a genomic segment contains:
- the LOC143323215 gene encoding uncharacterized protein LOC143323215, protein MAVHRRSPEPRQAALSPEPVINSERDQNGLMGKSVVNGTAKDIKLPGNSNNQMDTTNDQTLPRKKVVKVVRRVVRKVVPTEEDEAPVSTKSSDKAPETAKPDAESVKAVSAPASVSKPPVMSGFSFKHDVIKTEDKDDISRGLTNLIIRGRTRESRPRIRRDEQPEKIESEKKNEKKEEKVELEEKQRKEDKTTLEPPEVNHKSTGSAKVIQDVKPPVASEHTAPASSKSSYSRPSSLPPVVGFIPAPKPSPLSPPPGFIPAPKPTAARKPTHANPPSTTPTAQKSFSLSTPSRFNPAPKPSPLTTPVNPDPPLPIRGPLSPPPGINPIQQPAVGQQEVQCPHLACMVNIWGIGVESAWPFEMHV, encoded by the coding sequence ATGGCAGTGCATCGTAGGAGTCCTGAGCCACGACAAGCTGCTCTGAGCCCTGAGCCAGTTATTAACAGTGAGCGAGATCAAAATGGCCTAATGGGCAAAAGTGTGGTCAATGGTACAGCCAAAGATATCAAACTTCCAGGCAACAGCAACAACCAGATGGATACTACAAATGACCAGACTCTGCCACGCAAGAAAGTAGTGAAAGTGGTCCGTCGTGTCGTCCGAAAGGTCGTGCCCACAGAAGAGGACGAGGCCCCTGTGTCAACGAAATCATCAGACAAAGCTCCAGAAACAGCCAAGCCTGATGCTGAATCAGTTAAAGCAGTGTCAGCACCAGCTTCAGTGTCTAAGCCCCCTGTGATGTCAGGGTTCTCTTTTAAACATGATGTCatcaaaacagaagacaaagatgaCATTTCGCGAGGATTGACAAACCTCATCATCAGAGGCAGGACAAGGGAGTCCCGTCCACGAATACGCAGGGATGAACAACCAGAGAAAATAGagtcagagaagaaaaatgagaagaaagaggaaaaagttgagctagaagagaaacagagaaaagaggataAAACTACCCTTGAGCCACCAGAGGTCAATCACAAATCTACAGGCTCTGCTAAAGTTATACAGGACGTCAAACCCCCTGTGGCTTCTGAGCACACAGCTCCAGCTTCTTCCAAATCATCTTATTCCAGACCTTCATCTCTCCCACCGGTTGTTGGCTTTATTCCGGCTCCCAAGCCCTCGCCCTTGTCTCCACCTCCTGGCTTCATACCTGCACCCAAACCAACTGCTGCCAGAAAACCCACCCATGCAAATCCTCCTTCTACCACCCCGACGGCCCAAaaatctttctccctctctacTCCATCACGTTTCAACCCAGCTCCTAAACCCTCTCCACTTACAACTCCTGTGAACCCTGATCCTCCTCTCCCAATTCGTGGTCCACTGTCTCCCCCACCAGGAATCAATCCCATTCAACAACCTGCTGTCGGTCAGCAAGAGGTACAGTGTCCACACCTAGCATGTATGGTCAACATTTGGGGCATTGGTGTGGAAAGTGCATGGCCTTTTGAAATGCATGTTTGA